Proteins encoded within one genomic window of Spirulina major PCC 6313:
- a CDS encoding 2TM domain-containing protein has product MTAPQIYQSDDIQQILQLAIARNDREGEFTRTQLLEIAEELEIPLTCLEAAEQDWRLSRLETEKRQEFDRYRFAQFRHKAVKYMILAGFFMSLDLLSGGGLGWSRYLVVVLVTLSVLGGWKIFQPKGPAYERELAQWESRRQLQQTLNTAWQSIRSFFRG; this is encoded by the coding sequence ATCGGACGACATTCAACAGATTTTGCAATTAGCGATCGCCCGCAACGATCGCGAGGGTGAATTCACACGCACCCAACTCCTCGAAATCGCCGAAGAACTTGAGATTCCCCTCACCTGCCTCGAAGCCGCTGAACAAGATTGGCGTTTATCTCGCCTCGAAACCGAAAAACGCCAAGAGTTCGACCGCTACCGCTTCGCCCAATTTCGCCATAAAGCCGTGAAATATATGATTCTCGCGGGCTTTTTTATGAGTCTGGATTTGCTCAGTGGCGGCGGGTTGGGCTGGTCGCGGTATTTGGTGGTGGTGTTGGTGACCTTGAGTGTGTTGGGCGGTTGGAAAATTTTTCAACCCAAAGGCCCCGCCTATGAGCGCGAACTGGCTCAATGGGAGAGTCGCCGCCAACTGCAACAGACCCTCAACACGGCATGGCAGTCAATTCGATCCTTTTTTCGGGGTTAG